One genomic segment of Amycolatopsis sp. Hca4 includes these proteins:
- a CDS encoding S8/S53 family peptidase, with amino-acid sequence MDLTPAGDISLRVGVIDTGIVLRDEVPHEFLRERVCFEPEDTARVVYDEHGNPAGSAAHGSFVAGVVLKQVPPEVGVRMKGAIDEESGDVEDLAVANAIDALNAEGITLINLSFSGATWEDKPPKAIEDALRRLPQHAVVVASAGNRGTRQRVYPAGFKLAATVGGRPDEDHVKVVAVGSVDTSHDPAKPPVADFSNFGPWISAYANGVDVTGPYFWPGCPAQRHSDEPDFNGYAVWSGTSFSAAIVTGQIAAKMHETRVSARAAADALLNDAEKICVWDVNGKLERPFVRGVPEPGE; translated from the coding sequence TTGGACCTCACTCCGGCGGGGGACATCTCGCTGCGGGTGGGCGTGATCGACACGGGCATCGTCCTGCGCGACGAGGTGCCGCACGAGTTCCTCCGGGAGCGCGTGTGCTTCGAACCCGAGGACACCGCCCGCGTGGTGTACGACGAGCACGGCAATCCGGCCGGCTCGGCAGCCCACGGCTCGTTCGTCGCCGGAGTGGTGCTGAAGCAGGTGCCGCCCGAAGTCGGCGTCCGGATGAAGGGCGCGATCGACGAGGAGAGCGGGGACGTCGAAGACCTCGCGGTCGCGAACGCCATCGACGCGCTGAACGCCGAGGGCATCACCTTGATCAATCTGTCCTTCTCGGGCGCGACCTGGGAAGACAAGCCGCCGAAAGCGATCGAGGACGCCTTGCGGCGGTTACCGCAGCACGCAGTTGTGGTGGCTTCGGCGGGGAACCGCGGGACCCGGCAGCGGGTCTACCCGGCGGGCTTCAAGCTGGCCGCCACCGTGGGTGGCCGGCCCGACGAGGACCACGTCAAGGTGGTCGCGGTCGGCTCCGTCGACACGTCGCACGACCCGGCCAAGCCGCCCGTCGCGGACTTCAGCAACTTCGGGCCGTGGATCTCCGCCTACGCCAACGGTGTCGATGTGACCGGGCCATACTTCTGGCCGGGGTGCCCGGCGCAGCGGCACTCCGACGAGCCGGACTTCAACGGCTACGCGGTCTGGAGCGGCACCTCGTTCTCGGCCGCCATCGTGACCGGGCAGATCGCGGCGAAGATGCACGAGACCCGTGTTTCGGCGCGCGCCGCGGCCGACGCCTTGCTGAACGACGCCGAGAAGATCTGCGTCTGGGACGTCAACGGCAAGCTCGAGCGGCCCTTCGTCCGGGGCGTGCCCGAGCCGGGCGAGTGA
- a CDS encoding CHAT domain-containing protein produces the protein MTGPLAKAVAAADLAFTAPAKARALAGAALAEADGHAEAAAVAEHALGIAGVATGRLAEAETRLRTAVRLAGGAGLRERAAQTRGVLGYVLTLTGRTAEALRELDLAMPELTGTAAARLRMQRAVVLTEISRFGAAAAEFAAALDTLRAAGGDDLVEATIRTNRSIVLARLGDWRGAEEDLRRAELGFAATGHIGRTAMVWQNRGLAATVRGDVPAALAAYDEAASRYEEAGTDQGLLPIERAETLLSVRLIAEAREAATAAVADYERRRNAVDLVQARLLLAKVALLDGDPETALREASLAQRSAARQHRPGWAALGGYLALRARRDSGLRTTAMLRSGQRTVAALTDAGWVVPALDARLIVAALALELGRPAIAAAELTVVGRAGRGGPAELRARAWHATALLRLVDGDRRGAGAAVRAGVRVIGRFRAGLGASELRAHASGHASELTELGLRLAVEAGHPDAVLRWAEHRHAGALRLRPARPPDDEGLAADLAALRQTAVDLAADPGQAPALLRRQARLEKAVRDRARHAPGLSTEDSHLPSRAELAAALGPATLVEYLELDGRLTALVLGGGRLRRCALGPVAEAAERLDELRFALRRSAFGLGSFAGLAARTARRLDDLLLAPLALGDGPLVIVPTGRLHELPWPALPGCHGRPVSLAPSAALWHRAATAPGGGGGDHVVVAGPGLPHAASEAAALARRYPGARRFTGRNARVEPVLAALDGAALGHLAAHGVFRTDNPLFSALRLADGPLTVYDLERLARPPRQVVLSGCDSGRSAIHAGDELLGLASALLALGTTSLVATVLPIPDDAGRALMVRHHRHLASGLTPAAALARAQAELPDSPAAFSYVCYGAG, from the coding sequence GTGACCGGGCCGCTGGCCAAGGCCGTCGCGGCCGCCGATCTCGCCTTCACCGCACCCGCCAAGGCGCGGGCGCTGGCCGGGGCCGCGCTCGCCGAAGCCGACGGCCACGCCGAGGCCGCCGCCGTCGCCGAGCACGCGCTCGGCATCGCCGGCGTGGCCACCGGGCGGCTCGCCGAAGCCGAAACCCGGCTGCGCACCGCGGTCCGGCTGGCCGGCGGTGCCGGGCTGCGCGAACGGGCCGCCCAGACCCGCGGGGTGCTCGGTTACGTGCTGACGCTGACCGGCCGCACCGCCGAAGCCCTGCGCGAGCTGGACCTCGCGATGCCGGAGCTGACCGGGACGGCGGCGGCGCGGCTGCGCATGCAGCGGGCCGTCGTGCTCACCGAAATCAGCCGGTTCGGTGCCGCCGCCGCCGAGTTCGCGGCCGCGCTCGACACGCTGCGGGCGGCCGGCGGCGACGACCTGGTCGAGGCCACCATCCGCACCAACCGCAGCATCGTGCTGGCCCGGCTCGGCGACTGGCGGGGCGCCGAGGAGGACCTGCGCCGCGCCGAACTCGGCTTCGCCGCGACCGGCCACATCGGACGGACCGCGATGGTGTGGCAGAACCGCGGGCTCGCCGCCACCGTCCGCGGGGACGTCCCGGCCGCGCTCGCCGCGTACGACGAAGCCGCGTCGCGCTACGAAGAGGCCGGGACCGACCAGGGCCTGCTCCCGATCGAACGCGCCGAAACGCTGCTGTCCGTCCGCCTGATCGCCGAAGCACGCGAAGCCGCGACGGCCGCCGTCGCCGACTACGAACGCCGGCGCAACGCCGTCGACCTCGTACAGGCGCGGCTGCTGCTCGCGAAGGTCGCGCTCCTGGACGGCGACCCGGAAACGGCGTTGCGCGAAGCCTCGCTGGCGCAGCGGTCCGCGGCGCGCCAGCACCGGCCGGGCTGGGCCGCGCTCGGCGGCTACCTGGCCCTGCGGGCCCGTCGCGACAGCGGGCTCCGCACGACGGCGATGCTCCGCTCCGGGCAGCGCACGGTGGCGGCGCTGACCGACGCGGGCTGGGTGGTCCCGGCACTGGACGCCCGGCTGATCGTCGCGGCGCTGGCGCTCGAACTGGGCCGTCCGGCGATCGCGGCCGCGGAGCTGACGGTCGTCGGCCGGGCCGGGCGCGGCGGCCCGGCCGAGCTGAGGGCCCGCGCCTGGCACGCGACGGCGTTGCTGCGGCTGGTCGACGGCGACCGCCGGGGCGCGGGTGCCGCGGTGCGCGCCGGGGTCCGGGTGATCGGCCGGTTCCGGGCCGGGCTGGGCGCGAGCGAGCTGCGCGCCCACGCGTCCGGCCACGCGAGCGAGCTGACCGAGCTGGGGCTGCGGCTCGCCGTCGAAGCGGGCCACCCGGACGCCGTGCTGCGGTGGGCGGAACACCGGCACGCCGGTGCGCTGCGGCTGCGGCCCGCGCGGCCGCCGGACGACGAGGGCCTGGCCGCGGACCTCGCGGCGTTGCGCCAGACCGCCGTCGACCTCGCCGCCGACCCCGGCCAGGCGCCGGCCCTGCTGCGCCGGCAGGCCAGGCTGGAGAAGGCGGTGCGTGACCGCGCCCGGCACGCCCCCGGACTATCCACTGAGGACTCACACCTCCCTTCGCGCGCCGAGCTCGCCGCGGCACTGGGCCCGGCCACACTGGTGGAGTACCTCGAACTGGACGGGCGGCTGACGGCCCTCGTCCTCGGCGGCGGCCGGCTGCGGCGGTGCGCGCTGGGCCCGGTGGCCGAAGCCGCAGAACGCCTGGACGAGCTGCGGTTCGCCCTGCGGCGGTCGGCGTTCGGGCTCGGTTCGTTCGCCGGGCTCGCCGCGCGGACCGCCCGCCGCCTCGACGACCTGCTGCTCGCCCCGCTCGCCCTCGGCGACGGCCCGCTGGTGATCGTGCCGACCGGGCGGCTGCACGAGCTGCCGTGGCCGGCGCTGCCGGGCTGCCACGGACGTCCGGTGTCACTGGCGCCGTCGGCGGCGCTGTGGCACCGCGCGGCGACCGCACCGGGCGGGGGCGGCGGCGACCACGTCGTCGTGGCCGGTCCCGGGCTCCCGCACGCCGCCTCGGAAGCCGCCGCGCTGGCCCGCCGCTACCCCGGAGCCCGGCGGTTCACCGGCCGGAACGCGCGGGTCGAGCCGGTGCTCGCCGCGCTCGACGGCGCCGCGCTCGGCCACCTCGCCGCGCACGGGGTGTTCCGCACGGACAACCCGCTGTTCTCGGCGCTGCGGCTCGCCGACGGTCCCCTGACGGTGTACGACCTGGAACGGCTGGCCCGCCCGCCGCGCCAGGTGGTGCTGTCGGGCTGCGACTCGGGCCGCTCGGCGATCCACGCGGGCGACGAGCTGCTGGGCCTGGCCTCGGCCCTGCTGGCACTGGGCACGACGAGCCTGGTGGCCACGGTCCTGCCGATCCCGGACGACGCCGGCCGCGCGCTGATGGTCCGCCACCACCGCCACCTGGCATCGGGCCTGACCCCGGCCGCGGCACTGGCCCGCGCCCAGGCCGAGCTCCCGGACTCCCCGGCCGCGTTCAGCTACGTCTGTTACGGCGCCGGCTGA